From the genome of Amycolatopsis sp. NBC_01488, one region includes:
- a CDS encoding S41 family peptidase — MTGRAGYLRTPAISGGTVYFACEDDLWSVPAEGGRAHRLTAGPGEARRPRISPDGTEIAFVGTDDGPAEVYVMPAEGGRPRRLTHQAGRCLTVGWHPHTGEVLYATDAEQPSGFGARLFSVPPAGGPPRPLRLGPADTIAFGDGVVVGRNTADPARWKRYRGGGTGELWYGEQETGPFTRLVALPWNVADPCWAGGRVHFISDHEGIGNVYSCRPDGTGLRRHTDHHDHYARGLTTDGTRLVYTAGARLHLLDALGARPVAVDLGGAAPQRGRRFAPAGEYFDGARLSPDGTRLAVTARGKAFTFAHWSGPVRGHGSADGVRYRLLRWLAGGRQLVAVAADESPDERIVLMDAEGGEDAAVLVAGGVGHITELTASPASGLVAFATSRQRVWTVDTADVLPRPRLLDASRHERIEDLAWSPDGRWLAYTFPESPRTSSIKLADTASGRTHRVTEPVVRDARPAFDPSGRYLYFLGQRDLTPELDQVQFDVGFPFGSRPYLITLRDGEESPFEARAAVPGQALPAPRGDGRVEVDLDGISRRVAAFPVPEGRYSDIAALPGRVLLLSVPLAAPDPAHPDAVGEGTVSLVDLGTGRVTAGCLGPVDELDVRGDVVLHRTDSRLRVLRADAAGDPPDGEEPGPATGWVDLGRVKVPFDPAAEWRQMFREAWRLQREGYWDAQMSGLDWDAVYDRYAPLAELVSCRAELSDLIWELHGELGTSHAFERGGEYRAGPDEAQGFLGVDWDTPADGSSWRIARILRGDPWNPKAGSPCARLGADIRAGDAVVAVNGRRVGPAGPGELLVGQADREVELTVRRAGVAEHRVVVRACASEARARYLDWTEGNRAYVRALSGGRLGYLHVPDMTRAGYADFVRGFLTELDRDGLIVDVRFNTGGHVSPLLLDRLARRRTGTEHGRWSGMAPYPTESPRGPMATLLNEHTGSDGEIFAHVFRALGLGPLIGRRSWGGVIATWPRHRLVDGTVTTQPEFRYRFGDAGGSLENHGVEPDLAVVPAPDRLLPGEDDQLAAAVAHLLAELGEDAGELPAPRAALLLPQAP, encoded by the coding sequence GTGACCGGGCGGGCCGGGTACCTGCGCACGCCCGCGATCTCCGGCGGCACCGTCTACTTCGCGTGTGAGGACGACCTGTGGTCGGTGCCCGCCGAGGGCGGCCGGGCGCACCGCCTGACCGCGGGCCCCGGCGAAGCCCGGCGGCCGCGGATCTCCCCGGACGGCACGGAAATCGCGTTCGTCGGCACCGACGACGGCCCGGCCGAGGTGTACGTCATGCCGGCCGAGGGCGGCCGTCCCCGCCGGCTGACCCACCAGGCGGGCCGCTGCCTCACCGTCGGCTGGCACCCGCACACCGGCGAGGTGCTCTACGCGACCGACGCCGAGCAGCCGTCCGGCTTCGGCGCGCGCCTGTTCTCGGTGCCGCCGGCGGGCGGTCCCCCGCGGCCGCTGCGGCTCGGCCCGGCCGACACGATCGCCTTCGGCGACGGCGTCGTCGTCGGCCGCAACACCGCGGATCCCGCGCGGTGGAAGCGATACCGGGGCGGCGGCACCGGCGAGCTGTGGTACGGCGAGCAGGAAACCGGGCCGTTCACGCGGCTCGTCGCGCTGCCCTGGAACGTCGCCGACCCCTGCTGGGCCGGCGGCCGCGTCCACTTCATCAGCGACCACGAGGGCATCGGCAACGTCTACTCGTGCCGGCCCGACGGCACCGGCCTGCGCCGCCACACCGACCACCACGACCACTACGCGCGCGGGCTCACCACCGACGGCACCCGGCTGGTCTACACCGCGGGCGCCCGGCTGCACCTGCTCGACGCGCTCGGCGCGCGGCCGGTGGCGGTCGACCTGGGCGGCGCGGCCCCGCAGCGGGGCCGCCGGTTCGCCCCCGCGGGCGAGTACTTCGACGGCGCCCGGCTCAGCCCCGACGGCACCCGGCTCGCGGTGACCGCGCGCGGCAAGGCGTTCACCTTCGCGCACTGGTCCGGGCCGGTCCGCGGCCACGGCAGCGCCGACGGCGTCCGCTACCGGCTGCTGCGCTGGCTGGCCGGCGGGCGGCAGCTCGTCGCCGTGGCCGCCGACGAGAGCCCGGACGAACGGATCGTGCTGATGGACGCCGAGGGCGGCGAGGACGCGGCGGTGCTGGTCGCCGGCGGCGTCGGGCACATCACCGAGCTGACCGCCTCGCCCGCGTCCGGGCTCGTCGCCTTCGCGACCAGCCGCCAGCGCGTGTGGACCGTGGACACCGCCGACGTGCTCCCCCGGCCCCGGCTCCTCGACGCCAGCCGGCACGAGCGCATCGAGGACCTCGCGTGGTCGCCCGACGGCCGGTGGCTGGCCTACACGTTCCCCGAGTCGCCGCGCACGTCGTCGATCAAGCTCGCCGACACCGCGTCCGGGCGGACCCACCGGGTCACCGAACCGGTCGTGCGGGACGCGCGCCCGGCGTTCGACCCGTCCGGGCGGTACCTCTACTTCCTCGGCCAGCGCGACCTCACGCCCGAGCTGGACCAGGTGCAGTTCGACGTCGGGTTCCCGTTCGGCTCCCGGCCCTACCTGATCACGCTGCGGGACGGTGAAGAGTCGCCGTTCGAGGCCCGGGCCGCCGTGCCGGGGCAGGCGCTGCCCGCCCCGCGCGGCGACGGCCGGGTGGAGGTGGACCTCGACGGGATTTCCCGGCGGGTAGCAGCCTTCCCCGTGCCTGAAGGCCGCTACAGCGACATCGCGGCGCTGCCCGGCCGGGTGCTGCTGCTGTCGGTGCCGCTCGCCGCGCCCGATCCGGCCCACCCGGACGCCGTCGGCGAGGGCACCGTGTCGCTGGTGGACCTCGGGACCGGCCGGGTCACCGCCGGCTGCCTCGGCCCGGTCGACGAGCTGGACGTGCGGGGCGACGTGGTGCTGCACCGCACCGACAGCCGGTTGCGGGTGCTGCGCGCCGACGCCGCCGGCGACCCGCCCGACGGCGAGGAGCCGGGCCCGGCGACCGGCTGGGTCGACCTCGGGCGCGTCAAGGTCCCGTTCGACCCGGCCGCCGAGTGGCGGCAGATGTTCCGCGAGGCGTGGCGGCTGCAACGCGAAGGCTATTGGGACGCGCAGATGTCCGGACTCGACTGGGACGCGGTGTACGACCGGTACGCGCCGCTCGCGGAGCTGGTGTCGTGCCGCGCCGAGCTGTCCGACCTGATCTGGGAACTGCACGGCGAGCTCGGCACCTCGCACGCGTTCGAGCGCGGCGGCGAATACCGCGCCGGGCCGGACGAAGCGCAGGGCTTCCTCGGCGTCGACTGGGACACCCCCGCCGACGGCTCTTCGTGGCGGATCGCCCGGATCCTGCGGGGCGACCCGTGGAACCCGAAGGCCGGTTCGCCGTGCGCCCGGCTCGGTGCCGACATCCGCGCGGGCGACGCCGTGGTCGCGGTCAACGGACGGCGGGTCGGCCCGGCGGGTCCCGGTGAGCTCCTGGTCGGGCAGGCCGACCGCGAGGTGGAGCTGACGGTGCGGCGGGCGGGCGTGGCCGAGCACCGCGTCGTCGTGCGGGCCTGCGCGAGCGAGGCGCGGGCGCGGTACCTGGACTGGACCGAGGGCAACCGCGCCTACGTGCGGGCGTTGTCCGGCGGGCGGCTGGGCTACCTGCACGTGCCCGACATGACGCGCGCCGGGTACGCCGACTTCGTCCGCGGCTTCCTCACCGAACTCGATCGCGACGGCCTGATCGTCGACGTCCGGTTCAACACCGGCGGGCACGTCTCGCCGCTGCTGCTCGACCGGCTGGCCCGGCGCCGCACCGGCACCGAGCACGGCCGCTGGAGCGGGATGGCGCCCTACCCCACGGAATCGCCACGCGGCCCGATGGCGACGTTGCTCAACGAGCACACCGGCTCCGACGGCGAGATCTTCGCCCACGTCTTCCGCGCGCTCGGGCTGGGCCCGCTCATCGGCAGGCGCAGCTGGGGCGGGGTGATCGCGACCTGGCCGCGGCACCGGCTGGTGGACGGCACGGTCACCACGCAGCCCGAGTTCCGCTACCGGTTCGGCGACGCGGGCGGCTCGCTGGAGAACCACGGCGTGGAACCGGATCTCGCGGTGGTGCCCGCCCCGGACCGGCTCCTGCCGGGCGAGGACGACCAGCTCGCCGCGGCCGTCGCGCACCTGCTGGCCGAACTGGGCGAGGACGCGGGCGAGCTGCCCGCGCCCCGGGCGGCGCTGCTGCTGCCGCAGGCGCCGTGA
- a CDS encoding 4'-phosphopantetheinyl transferase family protein — protein sequence MTGHVDVWLVPVRPRPEWLGLLDDAERARAARLAATPAGDVFTASRALQRLWGASAVGVPPSEVVIDRSCEHCGDPGHGRPRLAGAPAFSVSHTGHWLLLAVAGAGIIGADIEDPAAAADPAGLAGVVLSAAEHREFAAADPARRPARLLTAWTRKEAAMKLAGLGLAAAPARVDVRGPQARSDVPGWPREPVHLRSLAVPGGHVAALATTVPVRAVHRRDLAGLDALMAAPP from the coding sequence GTGACCGGCCACGTCGACGTCTGGCTGGTGCCGGTCCGTCCCCGGCCGGAGTGGCTCGGGCTGCTCGACGACGCCGAACGCGCCCGCGCCGCCCGGCTGGCCGCCACCCCCGCGGGCGACGTGTTCACGGCTTCCCGTGCGCTGCAACGTCTTTGGGGCGCTTCCGCGGTCGGCGTCCCGCCGTCGGAGGTGGTGATCGACCGGTCCTGCGAGCACTGCGGCGACCCCGGCCACGGCCGGCCGCGGCTGGCCGGCGCCCCCGCGTTCTCGGTGTCCCACACCGGGCACTGGCTGCTGCTGGCCGTGGCGGGCGCGGGGATCATCGGCGCGGACATCGAAGACCCGGCCGCGGCGGCCGACCCCGCCGGGCTGGCCGGGGTCGTCCTGTCGGCCGCCGAGCACCGTGAGTTCGCGGCCGCGGACCCGGCGCGGCGGCCGGCCCGGCTGCTGACCGCGTGGACCCGCAAGGAGGCGGCGATGAAGCTGGCCGGACTGGGCCTGGCCGCCGCCCCCGCGCGGGTGGACGTGCGAGGGCCGCAGGCCCGTTCGGACGTCCCGGGCTGGCCGCGCGAGCCCGTCCACCTGCGTTCCCTCGCCGTGCCCGGCGGCCACGTCGCGGCGCTGGCCACGACCGTGCCCGTCCGTGCCGTGCACCGGCGTGACCTGGCCGGACTCGACGCGCTGATGGCGGCGCCGCCGTGA
- a CDS encoding type 2 lanthipeptide synthetase LanM family protein: MSQTVERPEQASPEAPAWWTAARLPGEAGGDRPAWALLADEVLAALPAEGDWPAPVDADGDRVFRHAVLPFAAAARELVVARVPAAERVWPGVETWLCGQLAALAARTFVLELHSAKKAGLLRGATGRDRFVDFLRLLGSRGHLAGVLARHPVLGRLLAQTCLRTADAVTELLTRFAADRAALRTGLLAGSAAELSELTPGAGDVHSGGRAVAVLGFADGRRLVYKPRPLGLLARWGDLLRWFAQARPGLAPRPPGVLARDGYGWVEYVPARPCADQAGVELFYRRQGALLALLYALDATDMHCENLIASGDQPMLVDVETLFHPAFAALTRNGPDPAATALHRSVARTALLPTLMLGEHGALDVSAFGGGNGEPSPGEVPHWSGAGTDDMRLVRGPLPYAGGANRPVLDGTEVDAGLYRQSLLSGFRAAYESLVDRRAELLAPGGALAAFAGEEIRLVMRPTQVYATLLTDSTHPAHLATGAARPEAFASLAGEHGKAHLPVLVPHEITELCAGDVPVFAADAGSVDVTTGTGAVLPGLLAASGLDQARAKIAQLCAEDLREQEWFVEATLATRRPEVRHAAGAPLPGAVAAVVPDSQHLLALASAIGDDLVARAAHDDVRANWVGLELLDGRHWLVLPMGAGLAEGYCGTALFLAQLGRLTGTARYSELAAKAVRTLPVLVEVLADHPELAREVGSGGFFGLGGICYALARLASLLGDRALAACLPAAISATAAADAAAPAGVGEGTAGALAAMHAVHAESGLPEAAALAATLSQRLAGAPRPTAPGFLWGAAGVDWALGRGGRTAADPVTDDLGWCSGLAGRVLAEAAGPRPGVTAPTADAFSAAVAARPPSADQSLCHGELGTLEALVVLAGQGHEPSASALRRAASRLVGAVEGHGLQCGTPHGVASPGLLTGTGGIGFGLLRVGFPEQVPSVLLLEPSGQSR; the protein is encoded by the coding sequence GTGAGCCAGACAGTAGAGCGCCCCGAGCAGGCCTCCCCCGAGGCACCGGCCTGGTGGACCGCCGCTCGCCTCCCCGGCGAGGCCGGCGGCGACCGGCCCGCCTGGGCGCTGCTCGCGGACGAGGTGCTGGCCGCCCTGCCCGCCGAAGGCGACTGGCCCGCCCCCGTCGACGCCGACGGCGACCGCGTCTTCCGCCACGCCGTGCTGCCCTTCGCCGCCGCCGCCCGCGAGCTGGTGGTGGCGCGGGTGCCCGCCGCGGAGCGCGTGTGGCCCGGCGTCGAGACCTGGCTCTGCGGGCAGCTCGCGGCGCTCGCGGCCCGCACCTTCGTGCTGGAACTGCACTCGGCGAAGAAGGCCGGCCTGCTGCGCGGCGCGACCGGACGGGACCGCTTCGTCGACTTCCTGCGCCTGCTCGGCAGCCGCGGCCACCTCGCCGGCGTGCTGGCCCGCCACCCCGTGCTGGGCCGGCTGCTCGCCCAGACCTGCCTGCGCACCGCGGACGCCGTCACGGAGCTGCTCACGCGGTTCGCCGCCGACCGCGCCGCCCTGCGCACCGGCCTGCTGGCCGGCAGCGCCGCAGAGCTGAGCGAGCTGACGCCGGGCGCGGGCGACGTGCACTCCGGTGGCCGCGCGGTGGCCGTGCTCGGCTTCGCCGACGGACGCCGGCTCGTCTACAAGCCGCGCCCGCTCGGCCTGCTCGCCCGCTGGGGCGACCTGCTGCGCTGGTTCGCGCAGGCGCGGCCCGGGCTCGCGCCGCGGCCGCCGGGCGTGCTGGCCCGCGACGGCTACGGCTGGGTCGAGTACGTGCCCGCGCGGCCGTGCGCCGACCAGGCCGGCGTCGAGCTGTTCTACCGCCGCCAGGGCGCGCTGCTGGCCCTCCTCTACGCGCTCGACGCCACGGACATGCACTGCGAGAACCTCATCGCGTCCGGCGACCAGCCGATGCTGGTGGACGTCGAAACCCTGTTCCACCCCGCGTTCGCCGCCCTGACCCGCAACGGCCCCGACCCGGCCGCCACCGCGCTGCACCGCTCGGTGGCCCGCACCGCCCTGCTGCCGACCCTGATGCTCGGCGAGCACGGTGCGCTCGACGTGTCGGCGTTCGGCGGCGGCAACGGCGAGCCGAGCCCGGGAGAAGTGCCGCACTGGAGCGGCGCCGGGACCGACGACATGCGCCTGGTCCGCGGGCCGCTGCCCTACGCCGGCGGCGCGAACCGCCCGGTGCTCGACGGGACCGAGGTCGACGCCGGGCTGTACCGGCAGAGCCTGCTGAGCGGCTTCCGCGCCGCCTACGAGTCCCTGGTCGACCGCCGCGCCGAGCTGCTCGCGCCCGGCGGTGCGCTGGCGGCGTTCGCGGGCGAGGAGATCCGTCTGGTGATGCGGCCGACGCAGGTCTACGCGACGCTGCTGACCGACTCGACGCACCCGGCGCACCTGGCCACGGGGGCCGCCCGGCCCGAGGCGTTCGCCTCACTCGCCGGCGAGCACGGGAAGGCCCACCTGCCCGTGCTCGTGCCCCACGAGATCACCGAGCTGTGCGCCGGGGACGTCCCCGTCTTCGCCGCCGACGCGGGCTCGGTCGACGTCACCACCGGCACCGGCGCGGTGCTGCCCGGCCTGCTGGCCGCGAGCGGCCTCGACCAGGCCCGCGCGAAGATCGCGCAGCTGTGCGCGGAGGACCTGCGCGAGCAGGAGTGGTTCGTGGAGGCCACGCTCGCCACCCGCCGCCCGGAGGTCCGCCACGCCGCGGGTGCGCCGCTGCCCGGCGCGGTCGCCGCCGTCGTGCCGGACAGCCAGCACCTGCTCGCGCTGGCCTCCGCGATCGGCGACGACCTCGTCGCCCGCGCCGCCCACGACGACGTGCGGGCCAACTGGGTCGGCTTGGAACTGCTCGACGGACGGCACTGGCTGGTGCTGCCGATGGGCGCCGGGCTCGCCGAGGGCTACTGCGGGACGGCGCTGTTCCTGGCCCAGCTGGGCCGGCTGACCGGCACCGCCCGGTACTCCGAGCTGGCCGCGAAGGCCGTGCGCACGCTGCCGGTGCTCGTCGAGGTCCTCGCTGACCACCCCGAGCTCGCGCGTGAAGTCGGCTCCGGCGGCTTCTTCGGGCTCGGCGGGATCTGCTATGCCTTGGCCCGCTTGGCATCCCTGCTCGGGGACCGTGCCCTCGCCGCCTGCCTGCCCGCCGCGATCTCCGCGACCGCAGCCGCCGACGCGGCCGCGCCCGCCGGCGTCGGCGAAGGCACCGCAGGCGCCCTCGCGGCGATGCACGCCGTGCACGCGGAAAGCGGGCTGCCCGAAGCGGCCGCGCTGGCCGCCACGCTCTCCCAGCGCCTCGCCGGGGCCCCGCGCCCCACCGCACCCGGCTTCCTCTGGGGCGCGGCGGGCGTCGACTGGGCCCTCGGCCGGGGCGGCCGGACCGCGGCGGACCCGGTGACCGACGACCTGGGCTGGTGCTCGGGCCTGGCCGGCCGGGTCCTCGCCGAGGCCGCCGGGCCGCGGCCCGGCGTCACCGCGCCGACGGCGGACGCGTTCTCGGCCGCGGTGGCCGCCCGGCCGCCGTCGGCCGACCAGTCGCTCTGCCACGGCGAGCTCGGCACCCTGGAAGCGCTCGTGGTGCTGGCCGGGCAGGGCCACGAACCGTCGGCCTCCGCGTTGCGGAGGGCGGCTTCGCGCCTAGTGGGCGCGGTGGAAGGACACGGGCTCCAATGCGGTACTCCGCACGGAGTAGCGAGCCCGGGCCTGCTGACCGGAACCGGGGGTATCGGTTTCGGGCTCTTGCGGGTCGGTTTTCCCGAACAAGTTCCGTCGGTTCTCCTGCTGGAGCCGTCGGGGCAATCCCGGTAA